The following proteins come from a genomic window of Oncorhynchus mykiss isolate Arlee chromosome 19, USDA_OmykA_1.1, whole genome shotgun sequence:
- the LOC110497366 gene encoding mothers against decapentaplegic homolog 1 isoform X3, producing the protein MFIRCPVQKFCPEALKTEDYPAISVAPKKIQQQLLTSNFFPHQVDSLHCKTQPRTLTCSVPTTPRSQEATDTNVTMNVTSLFSFTSPAVKRLLGWKQGDEEEKWAEKAVDALVKKLKKKKGAMEELERALSCPGQPSNCVTIPRSLDGRLQVSHRKGLPHVIYCRVWRWPDLQSHHELKALECCEYPFGSKQKDVCINPYHYKRVDSPVLPPVLVPRNSEFNAKHSMLPRFRNPLHQNEPHMPQNATFPESFSQANTQMNFPQTQTHSPGGNSYPGSPGSGSSATFPHSPTSSDPGSPFQMPETPPPAYLPPEERMTQDCPQPMDTNLMVPALPLEISNRPDVQPVAYEEPKHWCSIVYYELNNRVGEAFQANSTSVLVDGFTDPSNNRNRFCLGLLSNVNRNSTIENTRRHIGKGVHLYYVGGEVYAECLSDSSIFVQSRNCNYHHGFHPTTVCKIPSGCSLKIFNNQEFAELLAQSVNHGFEAVYELTKMCTIRMSFVKGWGAEYHRQDVTSTPCWIEIHLHGPLQWLDKVLTQMGSPHNPISSVS; encoded by the exons ATGTTTATAAG GTGTCCTGTTCAGAAGTTCTGTCCTGAAGCTTTGAAGACTGAGGACTACCCAGCCATCTCAGTGGCACCTAAAAAAATACAACAGCAGCTTCTAACCTCCAACTTTTTCCCTCACCAAGTGGACTCTCTCCATTGTAAAACCCAACCCCGCACACTCACGTGTAGCGTCCCGACAACGCCACGGTCGCAAGAGGCGACAGACACAAACGTCACCATGAACGTCACCTCCCTGTTCTCCTTCACCAGCCCGGCCGTCAAGCGCCTCCTCGGCTGGAAACAAGGAGACGAAGAGGAAAAATGGGCGGAGAAAGCCGTGGACGCGCTGGTGAAgaaactgaagaagaagaagggagcAATGGAGGAGTTGGAGAGGGCTCTGAGCTGCCCAGGTCAGCCCAGTAACTGTGTCACCATCCCTCGCTCCCTGGATGGAAGACTCCAGGTGTCCCACAGGAAGGGTTTACCCCATGTTATCTACTGTAGGGTGTGGAGGTGGCCTGACCTGCAGTCTCATCATGAGCTCAAGGCTCTGGAGTGCTGTGAGTACCCGTTTGGCTCCAAGCAGAAGGATGTCTGCATCAACCCGTACCACTACAAGAGAGTGGATAGTccag tgctgcccccGGTTTTGGTCCCGCGGAATAGCGAGTTCAATGCCAAACACAGCATGCTACCACGCTTCCGCAACCCTCTGCACCAGAACGAGCCCCACATGCCCCAGAACGCCACCTTCCCAGAGTCCTTCTCCCAGGCGAACACCCAGATGAACTTcccccagacacagacacactccccTGGGGGGAACAGCTACCCCGGCTCCCCTGGTAGTGGTAGCAGTGCAACCTTCCCCCACTCCCCCACCAGCTCTGACCCAGGCAGCCCATTTCAGATGCCAG AGACCCCCCCTCCAGCCTACTTGCCCCCAGAGGAGCGGATGACTCAGGACTGCCCTCAGCCCATGGACACCAACCTGATGGTCCCCGCGTTGCCCCTGGAGATCAGCAACAGGCCAG ATGTTCAGCCGGTGGCCTACGAGGAACCTAAACACTGGTGCTCTATAGTGTACTACGAGTTGAACAACCGGGTGGGCGAGGCGTTCCAGGCCAACTCTACCAGCGTCCTGGTCGACGGCTTCACCGACCCGTCCAACAACCGCAACCGTTTCTGCCTGGGCCTCCTCTCCAACGTAAACCGCAACTCAACCATAGAGAACACCCGGCGACACATTGGCAAAG gAGTCCacctgtactatgtgggaggtgaAGTGTATGCTGAATGTCTGAGTGACAGCAGCATCTTCGTCCAGAGTCGGAACTGTAACTACCACCATGGCTTCCACCCCACCACCGTCTGTAAGATCCCCAGCGGCTGCAGCCTCAAGATCTTTAACAACCAGGAGTTTGCTGAGCTGCTGGCCCAGTCCGTCAACCACGGGTTTGAGGCTGTCTACGAGCTGACCAAGATGTGCACCATCCGCATGAGCTTCGTCAAG GGCTGGGGTGCAGAGTACCACCGCCAGGACGTGACCAGCACCCCCTGCTGGATTGAGATCCACCTGCACGGTCCTCTGCAGTGGCTGGACAAGGTGCTAACCCAGATGGGCTCCCCCCACAACCCCATCTCCTCCGTGTCCTAG
- the LOC110497366 gene encoding mothers against decapentaplegic homolog 1 isoform X2: MFIRCPVQKFCPEALKTEDYPAISVAPKKIQQQLLTSNFFPHQVDSLHCKTQPRTLTCSVPTTPRSQEATDTNVTMNVTSLFSFTSPAVKRLLGWKQGDEEEKWAEKAVDALVKKLKKKKGAMEELERALSCPGQPSNCVTIPRSLDGRLQVSHRKGLPHVIYCRVWRWPDLQSHHELKALECCEYPFGSKQKDVCINPYHYKRVDSPVLPPVLVPRNSEFNAKHSMLPRFRNPLHQNEPHMPQNATFPESFSQANTQMNFPQTQTHSPGGNSYPGSPGSGSSATFPHSPTSSDPGSPFQMPGEPPETPPPAYLPPEERMTQDCPQPMDTNLMVPALPLEISNRPDVQPVAYEEPKHWCSIVYYELNNRVGEAFQANSTSVLVDGFTDPSNNRNRFCLGLLSNVNRNSTIENTRRHIGKGVHLYYVGGEVYAECLSDSSIFVQSRNCNYHHGFHPTTVCKIPSGCSLKIFNNQEFAELLAQSVNHGFEAVYELTKMCTIRMSFVKGWGAEYHRQDVTSTPCWIEIHLHGPLQWLDKVLTQMGSPHNPISSVS; this comes from the exons ATGTTTATAAG GTGTCCTGTTCAGAAGTTCTGTCCTGAAGCTTTGAAGACTGAGGACTACCCAGCCATCTCAGTGGCACCTAAAAAAATACAACAGCAGCTTCTAACCTCCAACTTTTTCCCTCACCAAGTGGACTCTCTCCATTGTAAAACCCAACCCCGCACACTCACGTGTAGCGTCCCGACAACGCCACGGTCGCAAGAGGCGACAGACACAAACGTCACCATGAACGTCACCTCCCTGTTCTCCTTCACCAGCCCGGCCGTCAAGCGCCTCCTCGGCTGGAAACAAGGAGACGAAGAGGAAAAATGGGCGGAGAAAGCCGTGGACGCGCTGGTGAAgaaactgaagaagaagaagggagcAATGGAGGAGTTGGAGAGGGCTCTGAGCTGCCCAGGTCAGCCCAGTAACTGTGTCACCATCCCTCGCTCCCTGGATGGAAGACTCCAGGTGTCCCACAGGAAGGGTTTACCCCATGTTATCTACTGTAGGGTGTGGAGGTGGCCTGACCTGCAGTCTCATCATGAGCTCAAGGCTCTGGAGTGCTGTGAGTACCCGTTTGGCTCCAAGCAGAAGGATGTCTGCATCAACCCGTACCACTACAAGAGAGTGGATAGTccag tgctgcccccGGTTTTGGTCCCGCGGAATAGCGAGTTCAATGCCAAACACAGCATGCTACCACGCTTCCGCAACCCTCTGCACCAGAACGAGCCCCACATGCCCCAGAACGCCACCTTCCCAGAGTCCTTCTCCCAGGCGAACACCCAGATGAACTTcccccagacacagacacactccccTGGGGGGAACAGCTACCCCGGCTCCCCTGGTAGTGGTAGCAGTGCAACCTTCCCCCACTCCCCCACCAGCTCTGACCCAGGCAGCCCATTTCAGATGCCAGGTGAGCCGCCAG AGACCCCCCCTCCAGCCTACTTGCCCCCAGAGGAGCGGATGACTCAGGACTGCCCTCAGCCCATGGACACCAACCTGATGGTCCCCGCGTTGCCCCTGGAGATCAGCAACAGGCCAG ATGTTCAGCCGGTGGCCTACGAGGAACCTAAACACTGGTGCTCTATAGTGTACTACGAGTTGAACAACCGGGTGGGCGAGGCGTTCCAGGCCAACTCTACCAGCGTCCTGGTCGACGGCTTCACCGACCCGTCCAACAACCGCAACCGTTTCTGCCTGGGCCTCCTCTCCAACGTAAACCGCAACTCAACCATAGAGAACACCCGGCGACACATTGGCAAAG gAGTCCacctgtactatgtgggaggtgaAGTGTATGCTGAATGTCTGAGTGACAGCAGCATCTTCGTCCAGAGTCGGAACTGTAACTACCACCATGGCTTCCACCCCACCACCGTCTGTAAGATCCCCAGCGGCTGCAGCCTCAAGATCTTTAACAACCAGGAGTTTGCTGAGCTGCTGGCCCAGTCCGTCAACCACGGGTTTGAGGCTGTCTACGAGCTGACCAAGATGTGCACCATCCGCATGAGCTTCGTCAAG GGCTGGGGTGCAGAGTACCACCGCCAGGACGTGACCAGCACCCCCTGCTGGATTGAGATCCACCTGCACGGTCCTCTGCAGTGGCTGGACAAGGTGCTAACCCAGATGGGCTCCCCCCACAACCCCATCTCCTCCGTGTCCTAG
- the LOC110497366 gene encoding mothers against decapentaplegic homolog 1 isoform X1, protein MFIRCPVQKFCPEALKTEDYPAISVAPKKIQQQLLTSNFFPHQVDSLHCKTQPRTLTCSVPTTPRSQEATDTNVTMNVTSLFSFTSPAVKRLLGWKQGDEEEKWAEKAVDALVKKLKKKKGAMEELERALSCPGQPSNCVTIPRSLDGRLQVSHRKGLPHVIYCRVWRWPDLQSHHELKALECCEYPFGSKQKDVCINPYHYKRVDSPVLPPVLVPRNSEFNAKHSMLPRFRNPLHQNEPHMPQNATFPESFSQANTQMNFPQTQTHSPGGNSYPGSPGSGSSATFPHSPTSSDPGSPFQMPGEPPGQMPETPPPAYLPPEERMTQDCPQPMDTNLMVPALPLEISNRPDVQPVAYEEPKHWCSIVYYELNNRVGEAFQANSTSVLVDGFTDPSNNRNRFCLGLLSNVNRNSTIENTRRHIGKGVHLYYVGGEVYAECLSDSSIFVQSRNCNYHHGFHPTTVCKIPSGCSLKIFNNQEFAELLAQSVNHGFEAVYELTKMCTIRMSFVKGWGAEYHRQDVTSTPCWIEIHLHGPLQWLDKVLTQMGSPHNPISSVS, encoded by the exons ATGTTTATAAG GTGTCCTGTTCAGAAGTTCTGTCCTGAAGCTTTGAAGACTGAGGACTACCCAGCCATCTCAGTGGCACCTAAAAAAATACAACAGCAGCTTCTAACCTCCAACTTTTTCCCTCACCAAGTGGACTCTCTCCATTGTAAAACCCAACCCCGCACACTCACGTGTAGCGTCCCGACAACGCCACGGTCGCAAGAGGCGACAGACACAAACGTCACCATGAACGTCACCTCCCTGTTCTCCTTCACCAGCCCGGCCGTCAAGCGCCTCCTCGGCTGGAAACAAGGAGACGAAGAGGAAAAATGGGCGGAGAAAGCCGTGGACGCGCTGGTGAAgaaactgaagaagaagaagggagcAATGGAGGAGTTGGAGAGGGCTCTGAGCTGCCCAGGTCAGCCCAGTAACTGTGTCACCATCCCTCGCTCCCTGGATGGAAGACTCCAGGTGTCCCACAGGAAGGGTTTACCCCATGTTATCTACTGTAGGGTGTGGAGGTGGCCTGACCTGCAGTCTCATCATGAGCTCAAGGCTCTGGAGTGCTGTGAGTACCCGTTTGGCTCCAAGCAGAAGGATGTCTGCATCAACCCGTACCACTACAAGAGAGTGGATAGTccag tgctgcccccGGTTTTGGTCCCGCGGAATAGCGAGTTCAATGCCAAACACAGCATGCTACCACGCTTCCGCAACCCTCTGCACCAGAACGAGCCCCACATGCCCCAGAACGCCACCTTCCCAGAGTCCTTCTCCCAGGCGAACACCCAGATGAACTTcccccagacacagacacactccccTGGGGGGAACAGCTACCCCGGCTCCCCTGGTAGTGGTAGCAGTGCAACCTTCCCCCACTCCCCCACCAGCTCTGACCCAGGCAGCCCATTTCAGATGCCAGGTGAGCCGCCAGGTCAGATGCCAG AGACCCCCCCTCCAGCCTACTTGCCCCCAGAGGAGCGGATGACTCAGGACTGCCCTCAGCCCATGGACACCAACCTGATGGTCCCCGCGTTGCCCCTGGAGATCAGCAACAGGCCAG ATGTTCAGCCGGTGGCCTACGAGGAACCTAAACACTGGTGCTCTATAGTGTACTACGAGTTGAACAACCGGGTGGGCGAGGCGTTCCAGGCCAACTCTACCAGCGTCCTGGTCGACGGCTTCACCGACCCGTCCAACAACCGCAACCGTTTCTGCCTGGGCCTCCTCTCCAACGTAAACCGCAACTCAACCATAGAGAACACCCGGCGACACATTGGCAAAG gAGTCCacctgtactatgtgggaggtgaAGTGTATGCTGAATGTCTGAGTGACAGCAGCATCTTCGTCCAGAGTCGGAACTGTAACTACCACCATGGCTTCCACCCCACCACCGTCTGTAAGATCCCCAGCGGCTGCAGCCTCAAGATCTTTAACAACCAGGAGTTTGCTGAGCTGCTGGCCCAGTCCGTCAACCACGGGTTTGAGGCTGTCTACGAGCTGACCAAGATGTGCACCATCCGCATGAGCTTCGTCAAG GGCTGGGGTGCAGAGTACCACCGCCAGGACGTGACCAGCACCCCCTGCTGGATTGAGATCCACCTGCACGGTCCTCTGCAGTGGCTGGACAAGGTGCTAACCCAGATGGGCTCCCCCCACAACCCCATCTCCTCCGTGTCCTAG
- the LOC110497366 gene encoding mothers against decapentaplegic homolog 1 isoform X4, with protein sequence MFIRCPVQKFCPEALKTEDYPAISVAPKKIQQQLLTSNFFPHQVDSLHCKTQPRTLTCSVPTTPRSQEATDTNVTMNVTSLFSFTSPAVKRLLGWKQGDEEEKWAEKAVDALVKKLKKKKGAMEELERALSCPGQPSNCVTIPRSLDGRLQVSHRKGLPHVIYCRVWRWPDLQSHHELKALECCEYPFGSKQKDVCINPYHYKRVDSPETPPPAYLPPEERMTQDCPQPMDTNLMVPALPLEISNRPDVQPVAYEEPKHWCSIVYYELNNRVGEAFQANSTSVLVDGFTDPSNNRNRFCLGLLSNVNRNSTIENTRRHIGKGVHLYYVGGEVYAECLSDSSIFVQSRNCNYHHGFHPTTVCKIPSGCSLKIFNNQEFAELLAQSVNHGFEAVYELTKMCTIRMSFVKGWGAEYHRQDVTSTPCWIEIHLHGPLQWLDKVLTQMGSPHNPISSVS encoded by the exons ATGTTTATAAG GTGTCCTGTTCAGAAGTTCTGTCCTGAAGCTTTGAAGACTGAGGACTACCCAGCCATCTCAGTGGCACCTAAAAAAATACAACAGCAGCTTCTAACCTCCAACTTTTTCCCTCACCAAGTGGACTCTCTCCATTGTAAAACCCAACCCCGCACACTCACGTGTAGCGTCCCGACAACGCCACGGTCGCAAGAGGCGACAGACACAAACGTCACCATGAACGTCACCTCCCTGTTCTCCTTCACCAGCCCGGCCGTCAAGCGCCTCCTCGGCTGGAAACAAGGAGACGAAGAGGAAAAATGGGCGGAGAAAGCCGTGGACGCGCTGGTGAAgaaactgaagaagaagaagggagcAATGGAGGAGTTGGAGAGGGCTCTGAGCTGCCCAGGTCAGCCCAGTAACTGTGTCACCATCCCTCGCTCCCTGGATGGAAGACTCCAGGTGTCCCACAGGAAGGGTTTACCCCATGTTATCTACTGTAGGGTGTGGAGGTGGCCTGACCTGCAGTCTCATCATGAGCTCAAGGCTCTGGAGTGCTGTGAGTACCCGTTTGGCTCCAAGCAGAAGGATGTCTGCATCAACCCGTACCACTACAAGAGAGTGGATAGTccag AGACCCCCCCTCCAGCCTACTTGCCCCCAGAGGAGCGGATGACTCAGGACTGCCCTCAGCCCATGGACACCAACCTGATGGTCCCCGCGTTGCCCCTGGAGATCAGCAACAGGCCAG ATGTTCAGCCGGTGGCCTACGAGGAACCTAAACACTGGTGCTCTATAGTGTACTACGAGTTGAACAACCGGGTGGGCGAGGCGTTCCAGGCCAACTCTACCAGCGTCCTGGTCGACGGCTTCACCGACCCGTCCAACAACCGCAACCGTTTCTGCCTGGGCCTCCTCTCCAACGTAAACCGCAACTCAACCATAGAGAACACCCGGCGACACATTGGCAAAG gAGTCCacctgtactatgtgggaggtgaAGTGTATGCTGAATGTCTGAGTGACAGCAGCATCTTCGTCCAGAGTCGGAACTGTAACTACCACCATGGCTTCCACCCCACCACCGTCTGTAAGATCCCCAGCGGCTGCAGCCTCAAGATCTTTAACAACCAGGAGTTTGCTGAGCTGCTGGCCCAGTCCGTCAACCACGGGTTTGAGGCTGTCTACGAGCTGACCAAGATGTGCACCATCCGCATGAGCTTCGTCAAG GGCTGGGGTGCAGAGTACCACCGCCAGGACGTGACCAGCACCCCCTGCTGGATTGAGATCCACCTGCACGGTCCTCTGCAGTGGCTGGACAAGGTGCTAACCCAGATGGGCTCCCCCCACAACCCCATCTCCTCCGTGTCCTAG